From Candoia aspera isolate rCanAsp1 chromosome 4, rCanAsp1.hap2, whole genome shotgun sequence, a single genomic window includes:
- the CCDC13 gene encoding coiled-coil domain-containing protein 13, with translation MEPDEDVNENLKTQFKALQEQQQKRMQNLMEKKKETQHSLKQNNKENQDEAFGIPDALNLSFLASDVSDAGVGKKLLENENEQLQHQLRELMDENGRLYKLLKERDLEIKQLHKKIEEERLALMGTSGFSGDVAAAKIVELAKQNRHMTAEMEREKTRTKQLNNRIRQLEKELQLSTVKLQPHGDSPASRKKMDASLSPEMKALQEKLSAANLKMSDYRNQLQTTKQELKLLHKLLANEVGEDINVQSLLSTPGSWRGRAQQILVLQGKVRELETQLNHSKSRLSENDANEEPLSFTESRKTSAQVKNQLRIRSLEREKKEALEKLMNQHQVLQKDHEDLKKKLDGSKARNKVLSNELKTLKEQNSTLLDKGKHDDELVDALLSQQKEMQVILKNLSQQEERNAECHKTLGMQLNVEVQKQSCLIEQLKRMVADREAQVKQLEEMVRQLKLQQQRPPQPEESGSDSISTLSTESLEEANSTFAPQKEDYNRSNSCARTLTKMGHTLVDSVATLFPAAHAPGRVSEPNELDIGTLKMQITEYKALCQAAEVERDRLIELVSLLQKRVDDSIAKVWEAEKNFQEQQRKYISLEQQFAKLKTESGKPVGASKAYSRNKAAQPPSSTRMSWNAGDKKDLPSMQLSEVPLESQLEELSTQLAIQVDENNALKNALQDTVRIKEEDFRVYQDTVGQVKEIFLHALKQQKQEKN, from the exons ATGGAGCCTGATGAAGAtgtaaatgaaaatttaaaaacgCAGTTTAAGGCACTCcaagagcagcagcagaagaggATGCAAAATCTgatggagaagaaaaaagaaactcagCACAGCCTAAAGCAAAACAACAAGGAGAATCAGGACGAGGCCTTTGGCATCCCAGATGCTCTCAACTTATCGTTCTTGGCCAGCGATGTGTCAGATGCAGGCGTTGGCAAAAA GTtgcttgaaaatgaaaatgagcaGCTGCAGCATCAACTTCGAGAGCTCATGGATGAGAACGGCAGGCTGTACAAGCTGTTGAAGGAAAGGGATTTGGAGATCAAGCAGCTTCACAAGAAGATTGAGGAGGAAAGGCTGGCTCTAATGG GGACATCTGGCTTCTCTGGGGACGTTGCCGCTGCTAAAATTGTGGAACTGGCCAAACAGAACCGACACATGACGGCTGAGATGGAAAGGGAGAAAACCAGAACGAAACAGCTGAACAACAGGATCAGACAGTTGGAAAAAGAA CTACAACTGTCGACTGTTAAGCTCCAACCCCACGGCGACAGCCCAGCTTCTCGTAAAAAGATGGACGCCTCTCTG AGCCCAGAAATGAAAGCTTTGCAAGAAAAATTGTCAGCTGCCAATCTCAAAATGTCTGATTATCGCAACCAGCTCCAGACCACAAAGCAGGAACTTAAATTGTTGCACAAG CTTTTGGCAAATGAAGTGGGAGAAGACATCAACGTTCAAAGTCTTTTGTCTACCCCGGGCAGCTGGCGAGGACGGGCTCAGCAGATTCTTGTCCTGCAAGGCAAA GTTCGGGAGTTAGAAACCCAGCTGAATCACAGCAAAAGCAGGTTATCTGAGAATGATGCCAATGAAGAACCATTAAGCTTCACTGAGTCAAGGAAGACGTCAGCCCAGGTGAAGAACCAGCTGCGGATCCGAAGcttggaaagggaaaagaaagaagctttGGAG AAGCTTATGAACCAGCATCAGGTCCTCCAGAAGGATCATGAGGACCTGAAGAAGAAGCTGGATGGGTCCAAAGCAAGGAACAAAGTCTTGTCCAATGAGCTGAAAACTTTAAAGGAGCAAAATTCAACCCTGCTGGACAAGGGGAAACATGACGATGAACTTGTTGATGCTTTACTG AGCCAGCAGAAGGAAATGCAGGTCATCTTAAAGAATCTGAGCCAGCAGGAAGAGAGGAACGCAGAGTGTCACAAGACCCTGGGGATGCAGCTGAATGTCGAGGTCCAGAAGCAAAGCTGCCTCATTGAGCAGCTCAAGCGGATGGTGGCGGACCGAGAGGCTCAGGTGAAGCAGCTTGAGGAGATGGTCAGGCAGCTCAAGTTGCAG CAGCAGCGTCCTCCCCAACCAGAGGAAAGTGGTTCGGATTCCATTTCCACATTGTCTACAGAGTCTTTAGAAGAGGCAAATTCCACTTTCGCACCCCAGAAGGAAGACTATAATAGAAGTAACAGCTGTGCACG GACACTGACGAAGATGGGACACACCCTTGTGGATTCGGTAGCGACTTTGTTTCCAGCTGCTCACGCTCCTGGGAG GGTGTCGGAGCCTAACGAACTCGATATCGGGACCCTGAAGATGCAGATCACAGAATACAAAGCTCTTTGTCAGGCCGCAGAAGTGGAACGGGATCGTCTGATAGAGCTGGTCAGCCTCCTACAGAAAAG GGTGGACGACAGCATTGCTAAGGTTTGGGAGGCGGAGAAGAACTTTCAAGAACAGCAGCGCAAGTACATCAGTCTAGAGCAGCAGTTTGCAAAGCTGAAAACAGAGTCGGGGAAACCGGTTGGTGCCTCAAAAGCGTACTCCAGAAACAAAGCAG CTCAGCCACCCAGCAGCACCAGGATGAGCTGGAATGCAGGAGATAAGAAAGACCTCCCATCCATGCAACTTTCAGAAGTCCCTCTGGAGTCTCAGTTAGAGGAGCTATCCACACA